From Quercus lobata isolate SW786 chromosome 11, ValleyOak3.0 Primary Assembly, whole genome shotgun sequence:
tttttttgggaaagaaATGATACTCAAGTTTTATTCAAACCAAATACttttgaacaaataaaaaagagaaatgaggGGCACTCTTCTAACCATACGAGTTCTTCCTCACTCTCTTCTGCAAACCCAAACAAAGCTTCTTGAGCTGCTCGATTACAAGAATTTGGGACAAAACACGTTTAAAATGACCAAGCAAAAAATCTCCGAACAATAAAATATGCCTTTGAGGCATAATGCTCCTTAGAGTTTGGCGAGGATATCAATTCCGAATTAGTGCATTGCAGGACATGGAATGTATAATagccaaattttattatattagccAAAACTTTATACTATATCTATATAATTCCACGAATatgtattattaaaaataaaggtatgaagaaatatttaatattttatttaaaaaaagtataatggATGTATAAAACTCACATTCTTTAGAAGATTTAAGCAGAGATGACGCTTGACATTGTTTTGAAGGTCTGGAGGAAGATCAGGTATCAGGTTCTCCACATAAACATCTTCGTCTTCTTCAAATCTCTGATCTATGTTCCTCATAATCTCACTTTTAATGGTACTATCAAAGCCCCGTTGGGAAATCCACGATCtcatgattttttgttgtttttgtcgTTTACGCGACTTCATCTTCTTGCGTACCTTATCCCAATTTTTAACAGATTTTGTTGCCGTCCACTGCATGTACATCTAACCCACCTCTACTAGTCAGTACAATTCACCAAATCTTACAGTGTATaagcatttaaattaattatattttacagTCATACATCTCATTGTTCAACACAACTCCATTGGAACACCCACCccgaaaattgaaatttgaaagtcAATGAGTTGATGCACTTTCTACTGATTAATTAGTCACCAAGAGTCGGTGAAATATGAGGCATCATCGTGAGACGAGTGTCACAAAGTGCCCCCATGCATAGCTAAACTTCCAAACTCATGTTTCTGTTTCAAGACACAATTTTGCCAATACCAAGGCTAGAAAATTTTGTGACGTTCCATTAATCTAGGTTTTTTCAACGGAATCATCTAGAGATCTCACCTTCCCATTATAACtattaaatttatcaaaaaattaatagtatCAATTTAATACTACTACTAATAATAATTGGATGATTagcatattaaattattgatgtgtcaTATTTCTTGTCTAGAAATCACACACTCTCTTCTTCATATAGTACAATAAATGGTATATTACAAACCTCTCTCACATTCATACGAGTCCAATCTATGAAACTAATGCTTAATAGAGGTTACTTTTATGTAAGAGAAAGATGATATACATTAGATTTACTGAATAAGTCAAAAAATAACAAGGAGcctattttttataaagaaaagaagagaagagaaaagaattgGGTACTCACCTGCAAATTTCccatgaaatataaaaatagtacCAATCCAAAGATGGAAATACCAAGTGCAAAGCAGTTTTCCCATATGTAGTTACTTGTTTCAAGGTTTTGACCAAGAGAACTGCAAAAATGTCATAACTACAACGTATGAGACACTAATCTTAAAGATTTAAAACTACGATGcataaaataagaatttaaacatttttaggGGAAATGAATAAGTTAGGAGGAGATGTACGGTCCTATGCTTGGGCCTTCAAGATTACAGGTTTATGGCCTTTGGAGAAATACGACCTCCCCTTacattaatgagaaaattttctcgatgaaaagaaaaacagcCATCACCACAGGCCTAATAAGGGAAGAAAACAACAATTGAAGACCAATATTGAACTCAAACTCTATCACATGCCgatatttcctttttatttcgGATGAGTCAATGTCTTATACCTGTGTGTATATGGCAGAGAAGAAGCTACCAAAAGTTACGCCAAAAATGTATCGGGAAATGACTATAAGCAATAGAAAAGAAAGTATAACTGTGACACAGATGTTACTTCTTgacaacaacattttttttttttataaatatatttgccTAGTTTGATACTtctttgatatttaaaaatatcattagcTAAGTAGCAAAGagcagggaaaaaaatattattattattattatacaagataaaaattatattctagcctaatctaagtgtatatgtgttaAATTTCCTCCTAGAGACTTAAACTCTGGCCCTTACACCCCACACCCACAAGCTCTAATACTTTTAGAGTGATCACCGCATCAAAGGTGCGCGGTGGTAAGAGCGGGGAAATTATTAGTTTAACAAATGTGTGAGGGTCAATCTTCCACCCACTTCATATCCAAAAAAACAACAGACAATAGTGTAAGGACAACTAATgttcttgaaaattttaaactaggGGAAATCAAACTATTTTAGTCCTAGTGTGTTCAAATATCAAATTAAGAATTGATTGAGATAGCTTTAATATGGAATATAGCAAAAAGTCTAATACGTGCAAACCTCAGATTTCGCATGCCCCACCAGAAactgtaaaataatttttgtggaAAATCTTCAGATTCTAAGACACCAGATTGAAGGGCTTTAAGAAATATTCCAAAGTCAAAGGACGTTttgttttcagtatttaaagaGCAAATATCATTTATAAAAGACAGATTCCCAATACTGTGGTCACAATCAAAAGAAATTCCAACACATCTACTACGATTTTGACCACACGCTTCATGCCAACAAGCCGCCAGTCGTTGAGTAGAGAAAAAATACCAGAAGGCTCCCAATACCTAAAAGACCAGAAAATCATTAAACATCAATAAATTCTGTAGATATCCCATGTCTGAACTAAATCTTATTAATTGTTACAACAAGAACAATAATagtaagagaaaaaagagaattcTATAGACATGAAACTTCTACTTATTAATTGAGAATTCCTCATCATCTGATGGCTATTATCTTACTCAGGCCAACTGCACCTCTAACCTCATCATTTAAGCTAGTATCAATAGACAGTAAGATGGTTAAAACGCCCATTGAGAACAACACTCGATTACATGTTTATAACAATGATCATCTTCGCAATCTACACTTTACAAGCAGAACTGGTTAGGAGTGCAGTCTATATCTAATACTCACTTGACCAAATATCTCTTACACAATACACATTGTCAATCAATTCATGGCAGCAGCTCAATCATCCGATTATGATGTTGTTCTTAGGATCCTTCGAGATCTAAAAGGCATTTTTTTCATAGAATTAATTTATTCTTCCAATCGTTATTAGCACTCCGGGCATACACTAATGCCAAATTGCCAACTAGGTAGGAGATCCCAGTGATCATCATTCATCATGGGATTTTGTTTCAACTCTAGGACTCTCATATATCTTAATGCAGCTAGAAAAAATTGCTACAATTAAGAAGTTAATATAACATTCAGCTTCGGAATTGAAGTGAGTAACAACAATTTGCTTCTAGCTGCGTTAAGATATTGGACAGTCCCTGTACACATTGTTTGTTAAGTTCATCGCAACACATTGTTCATCCCATTTAAAAAAGGATAGAGTTTGTGAAAGATTGTCAATATagtatttgtgaaaattaatAACATTCAATAATCTGAAATGACAATCAGCTTGGTTGGAAAGATAAGATACTTGAAAAATATatctaacaaaaaaattgatcaacCCTGATTGTTATAAGGGAATACTACATATTTGTTGAAATGTCAGGGGTCAAGCTCCAGCCCCGACCCCCGGTCTTCCCCCTAAATAAATCGGCTCACGGGTTGAACAAAGAAAAGGGGATATAAACCATGTTGGAATGTCAAGGATCAACCCTTGAATCCCCTGGCCCACGTAAATCGGCTAACAGATTGAACAAAGCAAAGGGGATATAAACCAGGTATTGTAAatcattaatattaattataaaaagcaaAGAGTCATCTCACAAACAAGTGCTTTAGATCGCACACAGATAGTGGattccaattagctcaattggaaaaatctctaatagttgaataagagcTTTGAGGTTCAATTTCTGCCTACACTAAAtaccgattggtgtcttggtctgatgataaaaagctatcatcagAGTGGAcaccataaattaaaactctctctcaaaaaaaaaaaaaaaaaatcgcacaCAGACATGAGCTATAGCCTTTACATTTCCACCACTGCACCAGGCATTCATATAAGAGGTTTAATCCACACAAgtccaaaaaacaaataaagtgaaACCTTTggaatctataatttttttcatatgtgGGTTCATTTCAAATAAATGTTTGTTAAAGATGACAAAACATTGATAAAATATCAAAACTTGCCAAGATTAAATTCAATGAATGAGAAATTACTCTCAAATGAAACTTACATGACCAGCAAGGATGTATAGAATGAAATTCAATGAAGCTTTGACCAGCACGATTCTATCAAATTTCTTGTTATTTGTTATTAGTTTCTTCCAAGATAGGTAGATTTGAGTAACTCTTGGCACATATTGGAAGAGAACAATAGAGTTCaagaattttactttttttgaagATTTCGTGCCTCTCATTTCTGAAAAAATAGTCGGAGTCACCACCTGACCATAAGAAATTTAGTGTTTAGAGCCAATGGATAGAATCCATCTGTAGGACAATGAtaacttaaagaaaaaaaagattatggAGGTAGTGGAAATTAAACTAGGATCTAATCTTTAGTGGTCAAAGtctgaatcaatttttttttttttttaattcaaagaataagaaatagaCTGAAATTTGATGCCGAATTTATACATGAAAAccaatattaatttttggcaaaatataaataaatggaatgacacaaaattattgttttttaaaacaaCTCAATTGTCTattaaagaaaagtttattttactttgttgaaaaacctagttttgacaattttttgaTTGGAAAAGTCAAACATTATACTTGAATTTCCcataatcaacaaataaaataaatgttatatatattacctcaatatttttccaatattcTGATAACTAGAAAACTAATTAATATGGTCaagtaaaagttaaaaattaaaaattaaatttttttaaaaaattaataattcaatagggGAGGGGGATTTTGAACTATGGACTCTCTGTTGGAAACAGAGAGAGATACCAGAGAGAGATACCGGTTGAATCACAAAACTCTTGGTCAAAATTACTTTGACTTACAAACAAATGTTTGAAACTATTCAGCTTTAGCCTCTTCGTATTATGTTCTATATTATATCCATTTTTCTTCTAGTttattgccaaaaaaatttcttttaaaatacaCAACCAAATAGTTTAGACAGAGCCAGACAACAGCATGCACaaagtcccaaaattttaaggtcCTAAACAAGAAATAATCAACGTGACAAATACATtgtcatttatatatttataaaaaatatatatgaaaaagcCCCAAAACAGAGtagtttgataattttttttatttaaaatttatattctagTAACACTTAAGGATTTGTTGCACAAAAGGGTTTTTTCTTTGGTAGGGGCTGCAAGCCACAATAATGGATTAGctaacacatacacatatatattatttttaaaattttaaaatgtaagcAACATTTATCAAACCAAACAAGTGAACAACAATTAGCAGAGGTCTCCCTTACCTGCGGGATGGGAAGAATAGTTATAATGTCGAATAAGAACCACGGCCATAAATATTTACGAGCTATTTTCCAAGCATCTTTATTCAACTCAGATTTTCCACTTTTCAGAAGCTTCTTGTCTATAAAACCAGTGCGAAATTGCAATATGATATGCAGTAGGTAAATGATATCGAAGAAGGATCGCAAAACGATAGCGGTGATCCACAACTTCTTGTCTAACCGAATGCACTTCTTTTCTTCATTGATCACAGGAAGATAAAAGAACAGAGGATCCAAAGATACTGCAATCACGCACGACAATACAAATCCTACATTCCACCTTTTAAGGAATGCCTTCCTTGGATCAAGAATTTTCTTCTGTGCCGTTGTTTCTTTCACTGAATCACCTCCACCATTCTTAAGAAATTGCCTCTCAATGTCTTGATTATTCCTGAATAAAACAAggcaaacacaaaataaattattgactcTTATTTACTATCATCTAGtgtaaaatgaataataataaaggtatgttttttttattcaaataaattagtttGGATTAAGGTTTAGTTTGATTAGTTTCAATTATGGTTAGTTTTATTGATAGAATATAAGTATTTATgttcttttgaatttgaaaatggcTGAAAATGTTTTACGTGTTAACAAGAGTATTTTTTCTGCTCAGTGAAAAATGGTTTTGCTTTGACCAAAATTTTCAAGTGCCAAACAACTCAAAAATAAggaatattttctaaaaaaggtTGTATGCCAAAACAAACAGACACTTAAGAATatgaccaaaaaagaaaaatgttattgtTAGCACATAagtagagagagggagaaaaaaagaatggacTAAATACCAGTGTATTCAAATAAGTGGCATTAAAGCTggaaaatgataaataataataaaataaagctaaggacacaacaatttcataatattgataataatgtcaagagaaaaagaaactaacCTTGCACCGTTCCCTTGCTGATGGCAAAAATAACTCATAACACTAACagtttttttgagaatttgataACTCATAACCATATTACTTAACTATAGGGCTCTTGGTGGGGGTCTGATTTGGGTCCTATGCACTAAATCTGACACGTCTTCAAAATTGATCACGTGTTCACATCGTGTCCCCTGTTCAATGCTCTAGACAAAAGCTTTGGTCCTTCACCTGACCGTTCCAAAAAATGTAGTAAACCTAAACACTATGTAGTTCTAaatatttactttaaaaaaatgttataaatatgagaatgtgtatttataaaatgtaaattgaacCTGAATAACTCAAATAGCATGCATTTTACAAGGCAGAGCAAGAGGAAATGGGATTTGGAAAGCATAAAGTGACAGAAATTGGCTTTGTTATGGGATTTTAAAAGTTCACAAGTGCAGGTGCAGAAACAGTTGCAAATTATAATCCATATATAGCAACTCCTGCCCTGCTCTTAAAACAGTTGGTACTAGTGTGTTAACCATTCACAATTTAAGAGttgattaagaaaaattcatttgagCCTAAAAAATGCCACTGGTTTGGTTTAGTACTTTAGTTAGTCCTCCTCTCTTAAAATTCATTTGAGCCTCCCAACAcaaattattgatttatttatttcaaactcGATCTCCAAGAACTTGTTTGGAATGGGCTACAAGCTTCAgcttatttgagtttttattttctttttagtactattcacgGTTCCATTACCTTCTTTGGTACTATTTCTAAATTCCAAAATACTATTCAACGAGTAGTttttaaccttattttctaCGCTTTTTCAGCTGAATAAGCTGAAACTgataattgattaaaaaaaacccaaaaatactAACAGCAAGTATCTGGCCCAGTCCATAGCCTctccaaaacaaacaactttaACAAATTCCTAGATCAGCTTTTCCCTATCCCAAAATAAAACACTCTTAAGTCCTGAGCTCCATTTTTTCACGTTTGGACCCACTAGTAGGATCAATCATGTGCTCTCTGCTTTCACATCCACAATGGtcctattaattaaattcacGATGAGTCCACAAATGTATGAAAAAGCTGAAAAGAGAGCtacttaattaataattttccataaaacATAACAAACAAATCCTTTGTAAATCAATAGTACTCACTACTCCACTTTCAAGTAAATCAAAACTCTTCCTAATaccaaaccacaaaaaaaaaaaaaaaaaaaaaaaaaaaaacccagcttTAATACATATATCTCTGGTTTACTAAGAAAAGAAGCTAGAGAAAAAGAATCCCTTACACTGCAGATATGCAACGCTCTGAGTCCTCTATAGCTTGCCATCCGGAGTTGCTGCCTGCTGGCCGTGGTATCAGACTCTCTCTGTTTTTCGTTTAGATGTAGAATGAACTGAGTGATCGATATTGTGGATAACTGTGTACATGAGAaaccaaaacataaaaagaaaagaaaaaatactgCTGGGTAAATGGTGTGATTTATGGCCGCATATCAGTGTATAAAAGTTTTGCAGTTTATTGGTACACAGCTCTGCTTGCTCTATTATTGATCTGACAAGACAATAacattatatttgtttttggttttttagttAACAACTTTATATTTTCCTATTATTTTAGATGCACGTGTAAAGTGTGCTATTTGTTTTTCTCGGGAGAAAGTCTGTGCATCCAAAAAATTTCTCACTTGGTTATAGGGACGGAGGAGGCTTTGACCTTGGGGCCCAACGACCCtcctaatgatttttttttttaatattagggTCCGGatgagatttatttattttgttaaaattattttttttttgaaagtattgtaaataaatgtaaaaattgactgaaatagtacagtaaaacttataaatagtatcaaaaaaatgcattaggactcatgaatagtataaaaaataagttaaatagtaaaataagttggcaaaaataatttttgctaatacttagggtccgtttggatacagctgaaaactgaaaactgaaactgaaaactgaaaaacactgtagcaaaataatttttaaatgtgtaaatagtaccgtgggacccatttttaatatttttttctgaataaagtgattgcgggtcccatgaacagtgcgtgaacagtgtatgaacagtaaaatttgtctcccgcacagtacatgaacagtacttttactgttcattcgctggaaaaaaaaaaaaaaaaatttccagaaaCGTAAAcgcgtttgggaagcgcaaaacgcgcttcccaaacgcactcttagAATATTCACATGTAtcaattttagtaaattttttctataaaattatattttgtgtcttttaataatattattaattcttttaaagTAACCCTATAATGGCAAactcttttataatatattcacAAATCGTTAAGGTATTTTTATTAGTTTGCATACTCATCacttatatcactttttttacttaataataATCGCTCACAACATTAGTAATTTGTACAGAAGtttgtaactctagcatttAACTCCTTTAAAAGGACTttcttaaacaaaataaaaaaataaaaataaaaaccataaaaaaatttatagatgtaaaatttaaaacaaaatatatagcctaacaacaaaaattaccataaagctaaaaacaattaagctcaattaaccaattttacaaccaaaaaaaaaaaacttgatgtttaaaacttaaaaaaaaaaataataattttgtcttTAACCAGTAGCAACTGTACACATAAAAAacactaataaataataaataaataaaataacccTAAGCAGTTAAATCAGAGTCAGAGGTCAAAGCCGCCACACGCAACTAGAAGCAAACCTGCCCCTCCTAACTTCAAGTTCTAGCTCCATCTTTACTTGGTTGGAACAAGGTTTCTATCCAAACTAGTTTAGAAAGAAATCTTTAAAAATTCctcttatatctttttattgaatgtgaatttttaaaatataattgttaaattgcatgtttttttatgttcttaacatatatGTCTGTAAGGACACGTTTCGTGACGAACCTAACAGTATTGGATTcacacgtaaaaaggcccagacaatgtcatttgtagagcgtgggtttgaaaggctaggccttagtcaccaggcggtgggtttttcgggATGTTCGTATATAGTTaagtttccttcacccctggagtctttctcctggaggtgggctgggaggctctggtttttggccatttttcccagccccttctttaggttacttattttttcttttatactcgcctgcgtccactatccttcatccacgtatagggtcaacctttccaaggctgatacttgtcccatcagtccatacccaaagttgttgggggtggttgtaaaagccaaagaatgtggctctgtcaggttcagagcattaaatggcagtaaaagcaactttccctggatattttagatctttcttccaagtttcagtcctataccgtctttACCCTTCTTTTTGGGGGGACTTTGGATCGGCCGAgtactgaactgccctcggcggtatccgtaggctatcttgtcgagcttgggccataaccttcctcggcttgggcctttggattctcctcggtagatgggcctggcccataaatcatttgggccccacaatagcccctcaaaaccctgctgtccaacctcttggttggaaaggggggttttggtaacaccgagcctttattatggcCCAGTCAACTCGGCCTGTCAACAATGCTAGTGGCTCTtcatctgcccaggaaatgcaccggtctatgagacagttttttgatTTTGCGCTTGATGCATTCTTATTATTTGGGTATCCaaaaacgcgcttttaatgacttctatttacgagacttctttaattcgacggtttgttttgatgaggTGGAGAAACAGAACCGACATGTTTGTGtttgcagattcctttggagatctgaacctattaaatgtctctcgctccaccctctgtataagaaggaaggtaggaggttattgtttttgtaaaagagtcccttttcatccttttgagatttgaaatacttggccttcCCTAGAGTTTACTTTACCCACCagtttatacactaaatcacAGTATATTCACcataacaaatgatgaagaaaccattcccctcctcaaagcgtcatgttctaataaagttcgaaatggctcggtcaggggaAGGATGGCGGAGGCTTAAGATTCGtcttaccttcctttcagccaaaatccgaagtagggaCTCGTCACATCGAACTTTCGGTGTGACTGAGTcaagaacacccatcatcagtaccaaccgcgctctcatgagcatacctaatat
This genomic window contains:
- the LOC115968317 gene encoding cyclic nucleotide-gated ion channel 1-like isoform X1, with the translated sequence MVMSYQILKKTVSVMSYFCHQQGNGARNNQDIERQFLKNGGGDSVKETTAQKKILDPRKAFLKRWNVGFVLSCVIAVSLDPLFFYLPVINEEKKCIRLDKKLWITAIVLRSFFDIIYLLHIILQFRTGFIDKKLLKSGKSELNKDAWKIARKYLWPWFLFDIITILPIPQVVTPTIFSEMRGTKSSKKVKFLNSIVLFQYVPRVTQIYLSWKKLITNNKKFDRIVLVKASLNFILYILAGHVLGAFWYFFSTQRLAACWHEACGQNRSRCVGISFDCDHSIGNLSFINDICSLNTENKTSFDFGIFLKALQSGVLESEDFPQKLFYSFWWGMRNLSSLGQNLETSNYIWENCFALGISIFGLVLFLYFMGNLQMYMQWTATKSVKNWDKVRKKMKSRKRQKQQKIMRSWISQRGFDSTIKSEIMRNIDQRFEEDEDVYVENLIPDLPPDLQNNVKRHLCLNLLKNLKFVKDNGLAAKHEQLLLKICDSLKPKFYKEHCYIVQEGDPIDAVFLITEGTVWTCTSSSNGGKDSQHAERLEKNFFGEELLEWVMKSYSADMYNLSKLPIYSKTLKTHTKVEAFVLMASDLKQIWHSKLSQFGPEELQSQAASRVQRIWRGHRDHPKTDGAVVESKEPSILQRI
- the LOC115968317 gene encoding cyclic nucleotide-gated ion channel 1-like isoform X2, which produces MVMSYQILKKTVSVMSYFCHQQGNGARNNQDIERQFLKNGGGDSVKETTAQKKILDPRKAFLKRWNVGFVLSCVIAVSLDPLFFYLPVINEEKKCIRLDKKLWITAIVLRSFFDIIYLLHIILQFRTGFIDKKLLKSGKSELNKDAWKIARKYLWPWFLFDIITILPIPQVVTPTIFSEMRGTKSSKKVLGAFWYFFSTQRLAACWHEACGQNRSRCVGISFDCDHSIGNLSFINDICSLNTENKTSFDFGIFLKALQSGVLESEDFPQKLFYSFWWGMRNLSSLGQNLETSNYIWENCFALGISIFGLVLFLYFMGNLQMYMQWTATKSVKNWDKVRKKMKSRKRQKQQKIMRSWISQRGFDSTIKSEIMRNIDQRFEEDEDVYVENLIPDLPPDLQNNVKRHLCLNLLKNLKFVKDNGLAAKHEQLLLKICDSLKPKFYKEHCYIVQEGDPIDAVFLITEGTVWTCTSSSNGGKDSQHAERLEKNFFGEELLEWVMKSYSADMYNLSKLPIYSKTLKTHTKVEAFVLMASDLKQIWHSKLSQFGPEELQSQAASRVQRIWRGHRDHPKTDGAVVESKEPSILQRI